A part of Gloeocapsa sp. PCC 73106 genomic DNA contains:
- the pheA gene encoding prephenate dehydratase: MTITIAHLGPIGTYTETATIGYQDWLHQQTGQTYHLRPYPNILQTLQAVIQQEAKLAVVPVENSIQGSVAITLDTLWELDCLKIEQGLILPITHTLLSHSPQLENLKKIYSHPQALGQCQRWLDKHLPQVELIATNSTTEALAHLAQETTAGAIASQRAAELYNTPILATNINDYPDNCTRFWVVGLEPKPQGSYISLAFSVPKNIPGSLVKPLSSLAKRQINMSRIESRPTKRSLGEYLFFIDLEGSATDSAVQEALVELHDCTSVLKIFGSYNVLFLLHDTEGSRHTET; encoded by the coding sequence ATGACTATAACGATCGCTCACTTAGGACCCATAGGAACTTATACGGAAACTGCAACGATCGGTTATCAAGATTGGCTACATCAACAAACTGGTCAAACCTATCATTTACGTCCTTACCCGAATATCTTGCAAACTCTACAAGCTGTTATTCAACAAGAAGCTAAATTAGCGGTGGTTCCCGTAGAAAATTCTATCCAGGGAAGCGTAGCAATCACTCTAGATACACTCTGGGAATTAGACTGCTTAAAAATTGAACAGGGGTTAATCCTACCCATCACCCATACCCTATTATCTCACAGCCCTCAGCTAGAGAATTTAAAAAAGATTTACTCTCACCCCCAAGCTTTGGGACAATGTCAAAGATGGTTAGATAAACATTTACCTCAGGTAGAACTAATTGCTACCAACTCCACTACCGAAGCTTTAGCTCATTTAGCACAAGAAACTACCGCAGGGGCGATCGCTTCCCAACGCGCAGCAGAATTATATAATACCCCCATTCTAGCTACCAACATCAACGACTACCCAGATAACTGTACGCGTTTTTGGGTAGTGGGATTGGAACCCAAACCTCAAGGAAGTTATATTTCCCTAGCTTTTAGCGTCCCTAAGAATATTCCTGGGAGTTTAGTTAAACCTTTATCGAGTTTAGCTAAGCGTCAGATTAACATGAGTCGAATCGAATCTCGTCCTACAAAGCGATCGCTCGGTGAGTATCTCTTTTTTATCGATTTAGAAGGTTCCGCCACCGATAGCGCGGTACAAGAAGCTTTAGTAGAGTTACACGACTGTACCAGCGTACTCAAAATCTTTGGTAGTTATAACGTTTTGTTTTTACTTCACGACACAGAAGGATCCCGCCATACTGAAACTTAG
- a CDS encoding alpha/beta hydrolase, with amino-acid sequence MFKSKILLFFGGLLLVCLTSIPIRAAEKLFLSYGPLKFSLRVESLESFAKDGTINRDLAFYLNRATPEQQKEFREALTKRIAIDPVLVSRFLNSTMGESILMRLGKGITLEGGSNGGYALRGAIVQASFDPEGLTLLKVLQKFPTNLQFQGELIAILAEETETLILATQTLVETMRTWTAAEAEANPLVNYADLADLRQVGPYQVKRQVWHLKDLSRERSFYVDVYIPQKVSSEKIPVAIFSHGLSSRPEDYSDGLNHLASYGYLIAAPQHVGSDLIYLQKMFQGYHRDIFEGDEFINRPRDISFVIDELERRNQSEFAGKLDLENVGVGGHSFGGYTALAIAGAEIDFDYLKQACERLGGGLSVSLLLQCRALELSRENYQFRDNRVQAVLAANPVNRYIFGETGLAKINIPTILFSGSKDPAAPPALEQGLPFSWLTIPDKYWALIEGQAHVNFTKLDGGMQEAINAMNHLVLPSQTLISSYSDAMSLAFFEVHIRQNEEFLPYLQSAYAQYLSQNQRFKLSFVTEASSEQVRAMAEEFRREHKIKIPE; translated from the coding sequence ATGTTTAAATCTAAAATTCTCTTATTTTTTGGCGGATTATTATTAGTTTGCTTAACTTCAATTCCTATAAGAGCTGCTGAAAAACTCTTTTTGTCCTATGGACCTTTGAAGTTTTCGCTCAGGGTTGAATCACTGGAATCCTTTGCTAAAGATGGAACAATTAATCGGGATTTAGCGTTTTATTTAAATAGAGCTACTCCTGAGCAACAAAAAGAATTTAGAGAAGCATTAACCAAAAGAATAGCAATTGATCCAGTGTTAGTCTCCCGTTTTTTAAATAGTACTATGGGAGAATCTATACTCATGCGCCTAGGAAAAGGAATTACGCTCGAAGGGGGAAGTAATGGGGGATATGCCCTAAGAGGAGCGATCGTTCAAGCTAGCTTTGATCCAGAAGGTTTAACCCTATTAAAAGTGCTGCAAAAATTTCCCACCAATCTCCAGTTTCAAGGCGAACTAATCGCAATCTTGGCAGAAGAAACAGAAACGTTAATCTTAGCTACACAAACTTTAGTAGAAACAATGCGGACGTGGACAGCAGCAGAAGCTGAAGCTAATCCTCTAGTTAATTACGCTGATTTAGCTGATCTGCGTCAAGTTGGTCCATATCAAGTTAAAAGACAAGTATGGCACTTAAAGGATCTAAGTCGAGAGCGTAGTTTTTATGTAGATGTTTATATCCCTCAAAAAGTATCCTCAGAGAAAATCCCTGTAGCTATTTTTTCCCATGGATTATCATCACGTCCAGAAGATTATTCAGACGGGCTCAATCACTTAGCCTCCTATGGTTACTTAATAGCTGCACCTCAGCACGTTGGTAGCGATCTTATTTACTTACAAAAAATGTTTCAAGGCTATCATAGAGATATCTTTGAGGGGGATGAATTTATCAATCGTCCTCGAGATATTAGCTTCGTCATCGACGAATTAGAAAGGCGTAATCAATCAGAATTTGCAGGTAAACTCGACCTAGAAAATGTCGGGGTGGGTGGTCACTCTTTTGGGGGTTATACGGCTTTGGCGATCGCTGGTGCAGAAATCGACTTTGATTACTTAAAACAAGCTTGTGAGCGTCTGGGTGGTGGATTGAGTGTGTCTTTGCTCTTGCAATGTCGAGCTTTAGAATTATCCCGGGAAAACTACCAATTTCGAGATAATCGCGTCCAAGCTGTCTTAGCGGCTAATCCCGTTAATCGCTATATTTTTGGAGAAACTGGACTCGCTAAAATTAACATTCCCACTATTTTATTTTCAGGTTCAAAAGATCCCGCGGCTCCTCCTGCTTTAGAACAGGGGCTTCCATTTTCCTGGCTAACCATCCCTGATAAATATTGGGCATTGATTGAGGGACAAGCTCACGTCAATTTCACTAAACTCGATGGAGGAATGCAAGAAGCCATCAATGCGATGAATCATTTAGTTTTACCGAGTCAAACCCTAATTAGCAGTTATTCTGACGCCATGTCTTTGGCATTTTTTGAGGTTCATATCCGTCAGAATGAAGAGTTCCTTCCTTATTTACAATCTGCCTATGCTCAGTATCTCAGTCAAAATCAGCGGTTTAAACTAAGTTTTGTTACTGAAGCTTCATCAGAGCAAGTAAGAGCAATGGCTGAGGAATTCAGGCGTGAGCATAAAATAAAGATTCCAGAATAG
- a CDS encoding ABC-F family ATP-binding cassette domain-containing protein, producing MLRLDHISKIYPTGEVLKDINWEVKAEEKIGLVGVNGAGKSTQLKIITGEIEPTSGTIVRPASLHLGYLHQEFNVEPTHSVREELWTVFEEAGEVQRALHSLHLQMEQADPSQLDPLILKLDRLQRRFEALNGYGLETRIDKILPEMGFDPKDGDRLVSSFSGGWQMRISLAKILLKNPDILLLDEPTNHLDLATIEWLENYLKSLKIPMVIISHDREFLDRLCTKIVETERGVSTTYLGNYSNYLLQKSTVREAQSKAYEMQQKEIDKQQAFVDRFRASATRSTQAKSREKQLEKIEKIEAPISNLKTFQFTFPPSPRSGLEVITIKDLSHTYNEKILFLGANLVIERGDKIAILGPNGAGKSTLLRMIMAMEQPEEGRIELGKHNVIPGYFAQNQAEALPLDKLVIDTIHDTVPDWKNEEVRTLLGRFLFTGETVFKPVRALSGGEKARLALAKMLLRPCNLLMLDEPTNHLDIPAKEMLEEAIQAYDGTAIIISHDRYFISKTANKIVEIREGELIVYAGDYHYYLDKLASEKAKQQEAAKKSRKKTGAKK from the coding sequence ATGTTAAGACTAGACCATATCAGTAAAATTTATCCTACGGGAGAAGTACTCAAAGATATTAACTGGGAAGTAAAAGCAGAAGAAAAAATAGGTTTAGTCGGGGTTAATGGAGCCGGAAAATCCACCCAGCTAAAGATTATTACCGGAGAAATAGAGCCCACCAGTGGAACTATAGTGCGTCCTGCTTCTTTACATCTGGGTTATTTACATCAAGAGTTTAACGTCGAACCCACTCACAGCGTTAGAGAAGAATTATGGACCGTTTTTGAGGAAGCAGGAGAGGTACAAAGAGCTTTACACTCATTGCATCTGCAAATGGAACAAGCCGATCCCAGTCAGTTAGATCCTCTAATCCTCAAGTTAGATCGCTTACAGCGTCGTTTTGAAGCCCTCAATGGCTATGGTTTGGAAACCAGGATCGATAAAATTTTACCAGAGATGGGGTTTGACCCTAAAGATGGCGATCGCCTAGTTAGTTCTTTCAGTGGTGGTTGGCAAATGAGAATCTCTTTAGCTAAAATTTTGCTCAAAAACCCAGATATCCTCTTGCTCGACGAGCCTACTAACCATCTGGATTTGGCCACGATTGAATGGCTAGAAAACTATTTAAAAAGCTTAAAGATTCCAATGGTAATTATCTCCCATGATCGCGAATTTTTAGACCGTCTCTGCACCAAAATAGTCGAGACTGAGCGAGGTGTATCTACCACTTACTTAGGCAATTATTCTAACTATCTCTTGCAAAAAAGTACTGTCAGAGAAGCACAATCCAAAGCCTATGAAATGCAACAAAAAGAAATAGACAAGCAACAAGCTTTTGTTGATCGTTTTCGAGCGAGTGCAACCAGAAGTACCCAAGCTAAAAGTAGAGAGAAGCAATTAGAAAAAATTGAGAAAATAGAAGCTCCCATTTCTAATCTTAAAACCTTTCAATTTACTTTTCCTCCCTCTCCTCGCAGTGGGCTAGAAGTAATCACGATCAAAGATTTATCTCACACCTATAACGAAAAAATTCTCTTTTTGGGAGCCAATCTCGTCATAGAAAGAGGTGATAAAATCGCTATTTTAGGTCCCAATGGTGCCGGAAAATCTACGCTTTTAAGAATGATTATGGCTATGGAACAACCAGAGGAAGGAAGAATCGAACTAGGTAAACACAACGTTATTCCTGGTTATTTTGCCCAAAATCAAGCAGAAGCCTTACCTCTTGATAAATTAGTGATAGACACTATTCACGACACAGTTCCCGATTGGAAAAACGAAGAAGTTCGCACTCTGTTAGGACGATTTTTATTTACTGGAGAAACCGTATTTAAACCCGTCAGAGCCCTCAGTGGAGGCGAAAAAGCGCGTCTAGCTTTAGCGAAAATGTTGTTACGTCCTTGTAACTTATTAATGTTAGATGAACCGACTAATCATCTAGACATACCCGCCAAAGAAATGCTAGAAGAAGCTATTCAAGCTTACGATGGCACGGCTATTATTATTTCTCATGATCGCTATTTTATCTCTAAAACAGCCAATAAAATCGTAGAAATACGGGAGGGAGAAT